From one Rhodopirellula islandica genomic stretch:
- a CDS encoding amino acid kinase family protein, translating to MSRRVIKLGGSLLTRPSLLDDFHQWYRNQAPADDCLIIGGGQLIDAVREWDRLRPGDPQTVHWQCVAMLEHSMRHLAEALESDGRFPPIEKLETEDDWLRYSTSSSDSMKPASSTIQFLRPEVVYHSASKAPLPETWSTTTDSIAMWVALQCDASEVVLLKSCAVDSEDRLQDWITQGIVDPACAVLASLEEKLRVEQLPIQPTC from the coding sequence ATGAGTCGCCGCGTGATCAAACTGGGCGGCAGCCTGCTGACCCGTCCCAGTCTGCTGGATGATTTTCATCAGTGGTACCGCAACCAAGCCCCTGCGGATGACTGCTTGATCATCGGCGGCGGTCAGCTGATCGATGCGGTCCGTGAATGGGACCGATTGCGACCGGGCGACCCGCAAACGGTTCACTGGCAATGCGTCGCGATGCTAGAACACTCGATGCGTCATCTTGCAGAGGCCCTTGAATCAGACGGTCGTTTTCCACCGATCGAGAAACTTGAGACCGAAGACGACTGGCTGCGTTATTCGACCTCCTCAAGCGATTCAATGAAGCCTGCTTCCTCGACGATTCAATTCTTGCGTCCCGAAGTCGTCTACCACTCGGCGTCGAAAGCTCCGTTGCCAGAGACGTGGTCGACCACAACGGACTCCATCGCAATGTGGGTCGCACTGCAATGCGATGCAAGCGAGGTGGTGCTGCTGAAGTCATGCGCCGTTGACTCAGAGGACCGCCTGCAGGACTGGATCACGCAAGGAATCGTCGATCCGGCGTGTGCCG